In a genomic window of Gossypium arboreum isolate Shixiya-1 chromosome 7, ASM2569848v2, whole genome shotgun sequence:
- the LOC108466096 gene encoding bifunctional protein FolD 1, mitochondrial-like: MTCKSFLVQHLDEEKILNLVSLEKDVDGFHPINMGNLSMRGREPLFVPCTPKGCLELLLRSGVGIVGKKAVVIGRSNIVGLPIALLLQRHHATVTTVHACTKNPEHITCEADIVVTAAGVPNMIRSSWLKPGAVVIDVGTCPVEDPSAEYGYRLVGDVCYEEALRIASAVTPVPGGVGPMTIAMLLCNTLDSAKRLYGFT, translated from the exons ATGACTTGTAAAAGTTTCCTGGTACAGCATTTGGATGAGGAGAAGATTTTGAATCTGGTGAGTTTAGAAAAAGACGTGGATGGCTTCCATCCAATAAATATGGGGAATCTCTCCATGAGAGGAAGGGAACCGCTCTTTGTTCCCTGCACACCTAAAGGTTGCCTTGAGTTATTGCTTCGATCTGGTGTGGGAATAGTGGGAAAGAAGGCAGTAGTGATCGGGAGAAGCAACATTGTAGGATTGCCTATAGCATTACTACTGCAG AGGCACCATGCAACCGTCACAACAGTACATGCTTGCACGAAGAATCCCGAACATATCACATGCGAAGCTGACATAGTAGTCACAGCAGCTGGGGTACCTAATATGATTCGTAGTAGTTGGCTGAAGCCGGGTGCAGTTGTTATTGATGTTGGGACTTGTCCAGTTGAG GATCCCAGCGCGGAGTATGGATACCGTCTTGTAGGAGATGTATGCTATGAAGAAGCATTGAGGATAGCATCTGCAGTTACTCCAGTACCCGGAGGAGTTGGACCTATGACAATTGCCATGCTTCTGTGCAACACTCTTGATTCTGCCAAACGGCTGTATGGCTTTACGTGA